In the Trichocoleus desertorum ATA4-8-CV12 genome, one interval contains:
- a CDS encoding MarC family protein has protein sequence MDVPVLVKTFVAVFVLADALGNAPIFLVLTKGMEIEQKNSVVDRASLTGTAVILAFAFGGQTVLDYLHISMGSLEIAGGLLLLMIALKMLEGHIEAPLVEQGRDVAITPLAFPLLAGPGTLTSVMLLMSNSDTAIGHLSVALGIVGAMFVTWFIVRQSSRIDHWLGAEGAIIITQLLGFLLAALAIEISSSGIRDLFLK, from the coding sequence ATCGATGTTCCGGTTCTCGTCAAAACGTTTGTGGCGGTCTTTGTCTTGGCTGATGCTTTAGGGAATGCCCCAATTTTCCTGGTGTTGACCAAGGGCATGGAGATAGAGCAAAAAAATAGTGTGGTCGATCGCGCCAGCTTGACTGGAACAGCAGTGATCCTGGCTTTTGCCTTTGGTGGGCAAACCGTTCTAGATTACTTGCACATCAGCATGGGTTCTTTAGAGATCGCAGGCGGCTTATTGTTGCTGATGATCGCCTTAAAAATGCTGGAAGGACATATAGAAGCACCGCTGGTGGAGCAAGGGCGAGATGTGGCGATTACTCCGTTAGCGTTTCCGCTGTTAGCTGGCCCTGGCACGTTAACCAGTGTGATGCTGTTGATGTCTAATTCAGACACTGCGATCGGTCATCTCAGCGTCGCGCTCGGTATTGTTGGTGCGATGTTCGTTACTTGGTTTATTGTGCGGCAGTCTTCCCGGATTGATCACTGGTTAGGGGCAGAAGGCGCGATCATCATCACGCAACTTTTAGGGTTCCTATTAGCGGCGCTGGCGATCGAAATTAGTAGTTCGGGAATTCGCGACTTATTTCTAAAGTGA
- a CDS encoding phosphomannose isomerase type II C-terminal cupin domain, protein MIGNQNNEQTPTNAQLATTATTRMRNWGTVTALEEGKCYRINRIELQPGHHISTQMHYHRSEHWIVVSGTAKVICDGQEKILIEKQSTYVPMCMPHRVENPGVIPLVMIEVQNGEYLGEDDIIRFGDAEEG, encoded by the coding sequence ATGATTGGTAACCAAAATAACGAGCAAACTCCCACCAACGCCCAGTTGGCGACGACAGCCACCACCCGAATGCGAAACTGGGGCACAGTGACTGCCTTGGAAGAAGGCAAGTGCTACCGGATCAATCGCATTGAACTGCAACCGGGGCATCACATCAGCACTCAAATGCACTACCACCGCAGCGAGCACTGGATTGTCGTCTCTGGAACCGCCAAGGTAATTTGCGACGGTCAAGAGAAAATCCTGATCGAAAAGCAATCTACCTATGTGCCTATGTGTATGCCGCACCGGGTTGAGAATCCGGGAGTGATTCCACTGGTGATGATTGAAGTGCAGAATGGCGAATATTTGGGAGAAGACGACATTATCCGCTTTGGGGATGCGGAAGAGGGATAA
- a CDS encoding SemiSWEET transporter yields the protein MEFTTTLGLIAGSLTTIAYLPQLIKTWKSKSADDLSWSMLITLCVGIVLWLVYGSYVHDIPVICANVVTLILSSIILGLKIRYKRSGELG from the coding sequence ATGGAATTTACCACCACACTAGGACTAATTGCAGGCAGTTTAACCACGATCGCCTACTTGCCCCAACTAATCAAAACTTGGAAATCTAAGTCAGCCGATGACCTTTCTTGGAGCATGCTGATCACGCTTTGCGTCGGGATTGTACTGTGGCTGGTTTACGGCAGTTATGTCCACGATATTCCAGTCATTTGCGCCAATGTGGTGACCCTAATTCTGTCCTCAATCATTTTGGGCCTCAAAATTCGTTACAAGCGTAGTGGGGAGTTGGGGTAA
- a CDS encoding site-2 protease family protein, whose protein sequence is MNGTLRVGNLFGIPFYLHPSWFLVLGLVTWSYGSGLAAQFPGLVGLFPLLLGLFAALLLFASVLAHELGHSFVALRQGIGVKSISLFLFGGLAQLEKESETPTEAFWVAIAGPAVSLAIFGLLSLVQIVSPISGPVSAVLGLVASINLALALFNLIPGLPLDGGNVLKALVWKITGNPYKGVAFASRVGQVIGWVAIASGLIPLLVFGSAANLWNLLIGWFLLKNAGQSAQYATVQSKLSGFTASDAVTPNGPVVQADWTLREFADWSLFHQMSWQRFLVTDTTGQLMGAIAVADLQQLPVERWATTQVWDVMQPINPDTTIQADQPLIEVVSLLEQQQLSALPVVRPNGVLVGLLEKAAILRLLQGNLQANPA, encoded by the coding sequence ATGAACGGCACTTTGCGTGTTGGTAACCTGTTTGGCATTCCGTTTTATCTCCATCCATCTTGGTTTCTGGTCTTAGGACTTGTCACTTGGAGCTATGGCAGTGGCTTGGCCGCTCAGTTTCCTGGTTTGGTTGGTTTATTCCCTTTACTGTTGGGTTTATTTGCAGCGCTGTTGCTGTTTGCCTCGGTTTTGGCTCACGAACTAGGCCATAGCTTTGTTGCTCTCCGCCAAGGTATTGGGGTGAAGTCAATCTCCCTATTTTTGTTTGGCGGTCTCGCACAATTAGAAAAAGAATCCGAGACCCCCACCGAGGCTTTTTGGGTAGCGATCGCGGGTCCCGCTGTCAGTCTCGCTATCTTTGGTTTGCTAAGCCTAGTTCAGATCGTCAGTCCTATTTCGGGTCCAGTATCCGCAGTCTTAGGACTGGTGGCTTCTATTAACTTAGCCTTAGCCCTATTCAACTTAATTCCTGGCTTGCCCTTGGATGGTGGCAACGTCCTTAAGGCCTTGGTTTGGAAAATTACCGGAAATCCCTATAAAGGGGTTGCCTTTGCCAGCCGCGTCGGGCAGGTGATTGGTTGGGTGGCGATCGCCTCTGGTCTCATTCCTCTGTTAGTATTCGGCAGCGCTGCAAACCTTTGGAACCTACTAATTGGCTGGTTCTTGCTGAAAAATGCAGGTCAATCTGCTCAGTACGCCACGGTGCAATCCAAACTGTCTGGATTTACGGCATCTGATGCTGTTACACCGAATGGCCCAGTCGTACAAGCTGACTGGACGCTGCGAGAATTTGCCGACTGGTCACTATTCCACCAGATGTCTTGGCAACGCTTTTTGGTCACAGATACTACAGGACAGTTGATGGGGGCGATCGCGGTGGCTGACCTACAGCAACTACCCGTAGAGCGCTGGGCTACAACGCAAGTCTGGGATGTGATGCAACCCATTAATCCCGACACAACGATTCAAGCAGACCAACCCCTGATTGAAGTGGTGAGTCTACTAGAGCAACAACAACTGTCAGCGTTACCAGTGGTTCGGCCTAATGGTGTTCTTGTAGGTCTGTTGGAAAAAGCAGCGATTCTACGCCTGCTTCAGGGCAATCTCCAAGCTAATCCTGCTTAA
- a CDS encoding TldD/PmbA family protein yields MPPRTLLLSKELPTLQYNSTRDRFDETWQAPLSTLLGLGRAAGADFIEFFLERTNYISCLAEDDGISSIAPRLSTGAGVRVFRGKSDCYVSTNDLSFSGLKAALEKGLSILGLHLPAPSAFVPEINLELLRDYATKKGKEAWLSGCSSMREMGDILLAANAQLQTKATHVQSRRAAYFRDWQEVLVAASDGTFARDIRLTQSVGYSLLCADGANRSSISQRVGDTSNPDFLRGWDYAATAADVAESAGKMLYADYVESGTYPIIMANKFGGVIFHEACGHLLETTQIERKTTPFIDKKGEKIAHESLTAWDEGLSTDEFGTIDMDDEGMPAQRTLLIENGILKNFLSDRTGSIRTGHPRTGSGRRQSYTHAAASRMRNTYIAPGEHSVEDLFASIDKGIYCKKMGGGSVGPTGQFNFAVDEAYLIENGKVTKPLKGATLIGEAKEIMNKISMCSQDLGLAAGFCGSVSGSIYVTVGQPHIKVDSITVGGR; encoded by the coding sequence ATGCCTCCAAGGACTTTGTTGCTCTCTAAAGAATTACCAACTCTCCAATACAACTCCACCCGCGATCGCTTTGATGAAACCTGGCAAGCTCCCCTCTCCACACTGTTAGGTCTAGGACGAGCAGCGGGTGCTGACTTTATCGAATTTTTCTTGGAGCGCACCAACTACATCAGCTGTCTGGCAGAAGATGATGGCATTAGCAGCATTGCGCCTCGCTTATCGACAGGTGCAGGCGTGCGCGTGTTTCGGGGTAAGTCCGACTGTTACGTCAGCACCAACGATCTGAGCTTTTCGGGCCTGAAAGCTGCTCTGGAAAAAGGCTTATCTATTCTGGGTTTGCACCTGCCTGCCCCTAGCGCCTTTGTCCCTGAAATTAACCTGGAACTGCTACGCGACTACGCCACCAAGAAAGGTAAGGAAGCTTGGCTCAGTGGTTGCAGCTCCATGCGAGAAATGGGCGACATTCTCTTAGCTGCTAACGCTCAACTGCAAACCAAAGCCACCCACGTCCAATCTCGTCGGGCTGCTTATTTTCGCGATTGGCAAGAAGTGTTAGTTGCAGCCAGTGACGGCACTTTTGCCAGAGATATTCGCCTGACTCAATCTGTTGGTTATAGCCTGCTCTGCGCTGATGGAGCTAACCGTTCTTCTATCAGCCAGCGAGTTGGAGATACGAGCAATCCTGATTTCCTCCGGGGTTGGGACTACGCCGCTACCGCCGCAGATGTGGCCGAATCCGCAGGCAAGATGCTCTATGCCGACTATGTGGAATCGGGCACCTACCCGATCATCATGGCGAACAAGTTCGGTGGCGTAATTTTCCACGAAGCTTGCGGTCACTTGCTCGAAACCACTCAAATCGAGCGCAAGACTACTCCCTTTATCGACAAAAAAGGCGAAAAGATTGCCCACGAAAGCTTAACCGCTTGGGATGAGGGTCTGTCCACCGATGAGTTCGGCACCATCGACATGGACGACGAAGGCATGCCCGCTCAACGGACGCTGTTGATTGAAAATGGCATCCTCAAGAACTTTCTGAGCGATCGCACGGGTTCCATCCGCACCGGACATCCCCGCACAGGCAGTGGTCGTCGCCAAAGCTATACTCACGCGGCGGCATCCCGGATGCGAAATACCTACATTGCCCCCGGCGAACACTCCGTTGAAGATCTATTTGCCTCGATCGACAAAGGTATTTACTGCAAGAAGATGGGTGGCGGCAGTGTTGGCCCTACCGGACAGTTTAACTTTGCTGTGGATGAAGCCTACTTGATTGAGAATGGCAAAGTCACCAAACCGCTCAAAGGCGCAACCTTAATCGGAGAAGCCAAGGAAATCATGAACAAGATCTCCATGTGCTCTCAAGATTTAGGTTTGGCAGCAGGTTTCTGCGGCTCGGTCAGCGGCAGCATTTACGTCACTGTGGGTCAGCCTCACATCAAGGTCGATTCGATCACTGTGGGTGGTCGTTAA
- the tnpA gene encoding IS200/IS605 family transposase, translating to MHQNFTQLYLHCVWGTWDRLPLVTPDIESAVWAAIARQCQQLNCKVLAVGGIADHIHLLTVFPPTLSVATLIGQAKGSSSHLVTHEIACDRFFKWQGGYGAFTVNRQDLPQVANYIKNQAIHHQQKSTIANWEVN from the coding sequence ATGCATCAGAATTTTACGCAGTTATATTTACATTGTGTCTGGGGAACTTGGGATCGGTTGCCTTTGGTAACACCTGATATTGAATCTGCTGTGTGGGCTGCGATCGCTAGGCAATGCCAGCAATTAAACTGCAAAGTTTTAGCAGTAGGCGGTATTGCAGATCATATCCATTTGCTGACTGTGTTTCCTCCGACTTTGAGTGTGGCAACACTGATCGGTCAGGCAAAAGGTAGCTCTTCTCACCTTGTCACTCATGAGATTGCCTGCGATCGCTTTTTCAAATGGCAAGGTGGCTATGGAGCGTTTACTGTAAATCGCCAGGATCTGCCTCAAGTCGCTAATTATATTAAGAATCAAGCTATCCACCACCAGCAGAAATCAACTATCGCAAACTGGGAGGTTAACTGA